The window GATACTATCGACGTTATACTAGAGACAACATGATTCGACAAATGAAGAACGATGGATTCTAACAATAATAATGAGTGATAATAGTAAATGAGTGATAATAGTATAAGGAAGAGTAATGAGTTTATGTGAGATCGTACGTTTAGAGGGGTACATTCAAAGTACTTATCTGGCGGTGTATCCTAACAAAATCTTACTACTGGATGGCTGTTGTCGTCCTGATGTGAAGATAGTGCTGGATTACATCCAAACGACCTTACAGCGGCCCGTTAGTGATCTAAAAGTAGTAATAGTCACACATATGCATCCCGATCATGCGGGCGGAGCGAACAAGCTTAGAAAGGCAACAGGCTGCCGTATTGTATCCGCAGATAAATCAAAACAGTGGTATAACAGTATTGGGGGTCAGGCGATGCACTTGGTCGATATTGGCTTGGCTCATTATGTGGCTAAGCGTCAAGGTCGTCCGTTCAAAAAACTATGGTATTCGGCGCATCTCCATCCTGACACTACGGTTCAAGACGGTGATCTCATTCCTGAGTTTGATGACTGGCAAGTATTAGAAACCCCAGGGCACACCGATCGAGACTTATCCCTTTTTCATTTACCAAGCCATCAAGTTTATACTGCGGACTTGATTATTAAGCTGCGGCATAAGTTCGTTGCTCCGTTTCCAATTTATGATCCTAAAACCTATATTCGTTCTCTACAAAAGATTAAAGATCTGAACCCATCAAGCGTGATGATGGCGCATGGACGTAGCCTCACGATTGATGCGGCGACTTTCGATATGCTAATTGCTCAAGCTCCTAAGCATCGGCGTACGGTAAAAGATACCATTCGTCATAAATTGTTATGGCGACAAAATTTTGATTCTTATTCGAAGAGGCAATCTAAGAAAAAGTAATTTAAGTCTATAAGGCTGGCCTAATATAGTCGATTGACAGTAAAATCGTTACCGTATCAACCGTACTAATCTATAGCTGACACCTGGTTTTACTGTGCCAGGATTATTATCCATTGACTGGGTAAACCTATTACAGTTTTAGATTGAACGAATGAAGGCAGTTGCTTTACTAAGCCAGCTGTCATCATCTTTTAGTATTCCGTCATCTTTCTTATGTTTGACTCACGATATATTATTGACACTTTATAGGGTAAAAGAGTCTTTAAGAAATATTAAGCAAAAAAAAAGCCCAGTCATTATATATAATGACTGGGCTCTAGAATATGGTGGGCCGTCCGCGATTCGAACGCGGGACCAATTGATTAAAAGTCAACTGCTCTACCAACTGAGCTAACGGCCCTGAAGAGCGGATAAAAAAAGCACTGCTTTTTTAGCTTCGCAAGTTAAATTTCCTTAAAGGGAAATTTATTAAAGCTTGATATCTGTAAGACATCAATTTTGAATTTACATTGTCGTAAATTCTGTAGAACTTAACTTATTAAGCCAAAGCCGAATAGGGCAAAATGCATAATAAGGTCTAACTGAAATATGGTGGGCCGTCCGCGATTCGAACGCGGGACCAATTGATTAAAAGTCAACTGCTCTACCAACTGAGCTAACGGCCCTGAAGAGCGTATAAAAAAAGCGCTGCTTTTTTAGCTCTGCAAGAGAAAATCTTTTTGACAATATTTTCTAAAAACTATGCTAATAATTGATGTATCTTGTTATTAGCAAGTCAAAATCCTTTAAATAGGATTTTGTTAAAACAATGCAATTAAACAGATATCTCTGTCCGAGCGCAAGAGAATTTATATTTTCGTAAATTCTACAAACTTATAGTTTAAAAAAAATAGACATTAATCTTGTTTCACTGTTTAGAAATTTTGTATCCCTAAACGTGAGAGCACATTATATATATTACTGTGATAATTACAACCCCGTAGCCTAAAAAAAGTGCAATTGACGCCATAAAGTAAACATTTTCACAAAATATTGCCCAGAGGTTGTCTTTTAAATTCTTTAAACCGTTATCAAGGTTTTAGTAAATATGGATTCAATCTCTAGAAAGGGCTTCTACAGGATCAAGTTTTGCCGCATTGCGGGCAGGTAAGAAACCAAAAATAATACCGATAAGCGTCGAGCAGACAAAAGCGGCAATGATAGATGTTGGGGAGTAGATAACTTTAAAGCTATCACCGCCAACACGGTTAATCAGCTCACCGATGGCAAACGCTAACCCGATACCAAGTAGACCACCCAAAATACAGACCAGTACGGCTTCAATCAAGAACTGTTGCATGATATCGCTTTGACGAGCACCAACAGCCATTCGCACTCCAATTTCATTGGTGCGTTCAGTGACTGAGACTAGCATGATATTCATAACGCCAATACCGCCAACAACTAAGGAGATAATGGCAATAGATGAAATCAGCAAGGTTAGGGCAGCAGTGGTAGATTCGATAGTTTGGCGAATAGAGTCTGAGTTGCGTATTCGAAAGTCATCCGTACCGTGACGACTTATCATTAGCTCAGAGATGGCAGACTCTGCGGCAGAGGATGAAATATTATCATCAATGAGTGCCACGAAGCTTTCGATATAAGCACTACCTATAAGCCGTGACATCATAGTGGTGTAGGGCATATACAGGGTCGGAGAGTCCAGACTGCCTCTACCAAAACCGCTGTCGTTGGGTGCCAATACGCCAATCACTCGCCCTGGTACGCTACCTATCAAGAGTACTTCACCGATGGGATTGGCATTATCAGGGAAAAAGGTTTGCTTGGCATTGTTATCAATAATAATATCTTGGGTACGGCGTAAGATACTTTGCTCATCGAAGCCTTGACCTTGAATCAAGGTTTCACCACTGACATTGAGATAGTCTTTACCGACCCCGCTGACACTGGTGGCCTCTTGTATATTACGATAGCGTACGTTGGTATTGCTATCGAGCTGCGGGCTAACACTAACAACATACGGCTGATCAGCGACAGCTTGTGCGTCTTGCGGGGTTAGGTTGTCATCCCCATAACTGCGCCTTGGATCGCCATACGGATAGCCGTCAGAGATGGTGATGGTATTGGTACCAAGTGAGCTGATATTGGTTAAGATTTGCGCTTGTGAGCCTTTACCTAAACCAACTACTGATACGACCGAGGCAATACCAATAATAATGCCTAACATGGTTAATAGAGTACGCATTTTATGAGCGCGCATGGCCAGTAATGACATCTTGAACGCTTCAAATAAACGGTCAATAAAGCTACTAAAGGCACTCTTGCGGTTTTTGTCTAAAATAGGTTCAGGCTGAGCTTGTGTCTGTTGATAATGTTCAGTTTTATAATCAGCGATAACATAACCATCTTTGAGCTCAATCACTCGCTCAGCTTGAGCCGCCAGATTGGGATCATGAGTAACCATGATAATAGTGTGACCTCGAGCGTTTAAGTCTTGCAATATTTGCATCACATCGTCGCCGGACTTACTATCCAGCGCGCCGGTTGGCTCATCCGCTAAAATAATATCACCGCCATTCATTAGCGCTCGCGCAATAGAGACCCGTTGCTGCTGCCCACCAGACAGCTGACTGGGACGGTTGCCGACCTTATCTGCCAGTCCTAAGTCCGTCAGTAACTGCTCGGCACGCTGACTGCGCGCTTGGCCGTCCATACCTGCATATACTGCAGGTACTGCGACGTTGTCTCGAGCATTGATGTCACCGAGTAAATGATACCGCTGAAAAATAAAGCCAAAATGCTCACGGCGTAGTTTTGCCAGCTCATCAGCCTCTAAGCGACTGACTGACTGCCCAAAAATTTGATAGTCGCCAGCGCTTGCTTGGTCCAAACAACCTAGAATGTTCATCAAGGTAGACTTGCCAGAACCTGACTGTCCAATAATGGCGACCATTTCGCCTTGGTTAATGGTCAGATTGATATCATGCAGCACGCGAATAATTTGCTCGCCGGCCTTGAATTCTTTAATCACTCCCTTGACTTGCATCAAGGGAATCTCCATCGCGGCGTTTGTAGTAGGGTCTTGGATGCTCATCTGCCATGCTGCCTATATCAATATTGCTTCTATAAATCAATGTCAAAAGCTAGTCTTTTTCGTCACATGCTGAATACTGACCATTAGAACGGTCCACCACCTTTACTGGATTTTTCTAATCCTTCTTCGCTCAAAATAACTTCGTCACCCACACTTAATCCACTTAAAATTTGCGCATTAACGCGGTTATTTATCCCCACTTTTACCCGTTGGTCAACGACTTGTCCATCGGCTTTGAGAATGCGTACTTTGGCTATTGTGGTGTTTGAATTGTTACTACTAGAGCTGCTATTGCTAGAGTCGCTATTGTTAGCGCTGTCGTTCTGAGCAGTAGGATTGTCGCTACTATTGGTTTTTTTAAGCTTACCCGCAGGTTGCAAGGCGGCGGAAGGAATCAGTAAGGCGTCTTTGGCTTGATCAATGACAATATAAACTTGCGCGGTCATATCAATACGAAAGCGGCGCTCGGTATTGGGCACTTCAATGTAGCCGACATAATAGATAGCAGAATCGGTTGAGCTGGTATCGCTGATAATCTCAGGTGCCGGTTCAATGGCCTTAAGTATGGCATCGTACTTTTGATCAGGATTACCGATGATATTGAAATATACTGGCATTCCTGCCTGTACATTGATGACATCAGCTTCAGAGATTTGCGCGTTAATACGTACCGTTGATAAGTCGGCTAAAGTAACAATCGTTGGGGCAGTTTGGTTGGCGTTGACGGTCGTGCCCTGCTCAGTAGTAATGGATACTACAGTGCCTGTTATGGGGGCGCGAATGGTAGTGTAGCTGAGGTCTTCTTGCGCGGTGTTGACGTTAGTTTGTGATTTGCGTAGCGCAGCCCGTTGGCTATTAATATTCGCTTGCGTGGTAGCAATTGCGGCTTTGGCGGTATCGATGGCGGCATAGGAATTGGCAACCGCGGCTTTAGCAGTATCAATAGCCGTCGCTTGGGTATCGTACTCTTGCTGCGAGATGGCATCGATGGCGACCAAAGACTGCAAACGTGCAAAGTCAGACTGGGCTTGTTTTAACTCCGACTGACGACTGGCAAGGTCAGCATAAGCACTTTTCAGGCCTGCCTCCTTACTTAAGGTTTCGGCTCTTGCGCTTTGAAGTGCGGCTTCACTTTGCTCAAGGCTGGCTTGCTCATTACTCAGGTTATTCTTTTGCGTGACTTGGTCAATTTGTGCGATAAGGTCGCCTTGTTGTACCTCGTCACCCACTTCAACGAATAGCCGTTTGACTTCACCAGACACTTGCGCCCCAACGTC of the Psychrobacter sp. LV10R520-6 genome contains:
- a CDS encoding efflux RND transporter periplasmic adaptor subunit is translated as MRKISKNPAIKWGVIALIIIALVALAYNIFKPKETQPNYLTAITEIGDIENNVMASGKVKALNTVDVGAQVSGEVKRLFVEVGDEVQQGDLIAQIDQVTQKNNLSNEQASLEQSEAALQSARAETLSKEAGLKSAYADLASRQSELKQAQSDFARLQSLVAIDAISQQEYDTQATAIDTAKAAVANSYAAIDTAKAAIATTQANINSQRAALRKSQTNVNTAQEDLSYTTIRAPITGTVVSITTEQGTTVNANQTAPTIVTLADLSTVRINAQISEADVINVQAGMPVYFNIIGNPDQKYDAILKAIEPAPEIISDTSSTDSAIYYVGYIEVPNTERRFRIDMTAQVYIVIDQAKDALLIPSAALQPAGKLKKTNSSDNPTAQNDSANNSDSSNSSSSSNNSNTTIAKVRILKADGQVVDQRVKVGINNRVNAQILSGLSVGDEVILSEEGLEKSSKGGGPF
- a CDS encoding MBL fold metallo-hydrolase, which produces MSLCEIVRLEGYIQSTYLAVYPNKILLLDGCCRPDVKIVLDYIQTTLQRPVSDLKVVIVTHMHPDHAGGANKLRKATGCRIVSADKSKQWYNSIGGQAMHLVDIGLAHYVAKRQGRPFKKLWYSAHLHPDTTVQDGDLIPEFDDWQVLETPGHTDRDLSLFHLPSHQVYTADLIIKLRHKFVAPFPIYDPKTYIRSLQKIKDLNPSSVMMAHGRSLTIDAATFDMLIAQAPKHRRTVKDTIRHKLLWRQNFDSYSKRQSKKK
- a CDS encoding MacB family efflux pump subunit, with the protein product MSIQDPTTNAAMEIPLMQVKGVIKEFKAGEQIIRVLHDINLTINQGEMVAIIGQSGSGKSTLMNILGCLDQASAGDYQIFGQSVSRLEADELAKLRREHFGFIFQRYHLLGDINARDNVAVPAVYAGMDGQARSQRAEQLLTDLGLADKVGNRPSQLSGGQQQRVSIARALMNGGDIILADEPTGALDSKSGDDVMQILQDLNARGHTIIMVTHDPNLAAQAERVIELKDGYVIADYKTEHYQQTQAQPEPILDKNRKSAFSSFIDRLFEAFKMSLLAMRAHKMRTLLTMLGIIIGIASVVSVVGLGKGSQAQILTNISSLGTNTITISDGYPYGDPRRSYGDDNLTPQDAQAVADQPYVVSVSPQLDSNTNVRYRNIQEATSVSGVGKDYLNVSGETLIQGQGFDEQSILRRTQDIIIDNNAKQTFFPDNANPIGEVLLIGSVPGRVIGVLAPNDSGFGRGSLDSPTLYMPYTTMMSRLIGSAYIESFVALIDDNISSSAAESAISELMISRHGTDDFRIRNSDSIRQTIESTTAALTLLISSIAIISLVVGGIGVMNIMLVSVTERTNEIGVRMAVGARQSDIMQQFLIEAVLVCILGGLLGIGLAFAIGELINRVGGDSFKVIYSPTSIIAAFVCSTLIGIIFGFLPARNAAKLDPVEALSRD